From Fibrobacter sp. UWB16, one genomic window encodes:
- a CDS encoding ABC transporter ATP-binding protein, with protein MEQFMINCIEILPEADRIANHSLYKNLKAGKYLLNDYYKLDNDNSNLTKNKKFLSSSSFYEKGINIQAIVGKNGCGKSTLMDLLFAAANNFAYMIERKENADTDSSALYLADLYVRIFYTRQTSDYVLTIKDKEVYLSILSGEAILDESAIIRNRINDISFYFDPKDEKVLTNEYKCGLSTNEKRKRCLGNFFYTIASNYSIQSFVYQNYLSTYYDLINECDGSNTIVNRVEAVSPTESWIKSIFHKNDGYCKPVVLNPFRDNDGMVIWNNELNLSMDRLTALLIFYTKNKENVLFPYVFKKVKVTYNPVRINLKFNDLCDNWIKKIITEETSKRIESAKDAFSAATIPSATDVFNEFEKYFVSKNNAFLQMILCEFGLNYVENNEIVKTAYIYLQQKILKITGNYSSFKSYNDIIEYDYSRNAFKIDESRLKDLLNFIKIDNSHITRKIRRTVNFLALANNVFDTSYTWDEDAFFARFDFMDNSIFLTGKNRDCLTVDDLNDCLAPPFFEYELYMDKKDEYSSVIEKDVNYRQISSGETQMLQTLSVHAYHISNLLSVPHNRIKYDNINLIFDEVELCFHPEFQRQFINRLVVMLETFINDYKKRGKAKGEDWKCFFNVMILTHSPFILSDIQPGRTLFLEENGVPNYNLSKKSTFAGNIGEMFYESMFMKNTVGQYAERKLNKLISEFKGLKKKPVRYLEVKKIIDGVSDSILKHLLIEKLERES; from the coding sequence ATGGAACAATTTATGATAAATTGTATAGAGATTTTACCAGAAGCAGATAGGATTGCGAACCATTCTCTATATAAAAATTTGAAAGCAGGAAAGTATCTTTTAAATGATTATTACAAACTGGACAACGACAATAGTAATTTGACGAAAAATAAGAAATTTTTATCGTCATCATCCTTTTATGAGAAAGGGATTAATATTCAAGCTATTGTTGGTAAAAATGGGTGTGGCAAAAGTACTTTAATGGATTTGTTGTTCGCTGCTGCAAATAATTTTGCTTATATGATAGAAAGAAAAGAAAATGCGGACACAGATTCTAGTGCTCTATATCTTGCTGATTTGTATGTGAGAATATTCTATACACGTCAGACTTCGGATTATGTGTTGACTATTAAGGATAAAGAAGTGTATTTGTCTATTTTGAGTGGTGAAGCTATTCTAGATGAAAGTGCTATAATTCGTAATCGTATTAATGACATTTCTTTTTATTTTGATCCAAAAGATGAGAAGGTTTTAACTAACGAGTACAAATGTGGGCTTTCAACCAATGAAAAACGAAAACGGTGTCTAGGAAATTTTTTTTATACGATCGCTTCGAACTATTCAATTCAATCATTTGTTTATCAAAACTATCTTTCTACATACTATGATTTAATAAATGAATGTGATGGTAGTAATACAATAGTTAATAGAGTGGAGGCTGTGTCCCCCACGGAATCTTGGATTAAATCAATTTTTCATAAAAATGATGGGTATTGTAAACCTGTTGTTTTAAATCCATTCCGTGATAACGATGGTATGGTAATATGGAACAATGAACTAAATTTATCAATGGATCGATTGACCGCTTTGCTTATTTTTTATACTAAAAACAAAGAGAATGTGTTATTTCCTTATGTATTTAAAAAAGTGAAAGTAACGTATAATCCCGTTAGGATTAATTTAAAATTTAACGATTTATGTGATAATTGGATAAAAAAAATAATCACTGAAGAAACGAGTAAAAGAATCGAATCAGCGAAGGATGCTTTTAGTGCTGCGACAATCCCTTCCGCAACAGACGTATTTAATGAATTTGAAAAGTATTTTGTTAGCAAAAATAATGCTTTTTTACAAATGATACTGTGCGAATTTGGATTGAACTATGTAGAGAATAACGAAATTGTAAAAACAGCTTATATTTATTTGCAACAGAAAATTTTAAAAATTACTGGAAATTATTCGTCATTTAAAAGCTACAATGATATAATTGAATATGATTACTCACGAAATGCTTTTAAAATTGATGAATCCCGTTTAAAAGATTTACTTAATTTTATTAAAATAGACAATTCCCATATAACAAGAAAAATCCGTCGCACGGTGAATTTTTTAGCATTAGCGAATAATGTGTTTGATACGTCTTATACATGGGATGAGGATGCCTTTTTCGCTCGATTTGACTTTATGGACAATTCCATTTTCTTAACAGGGAAAAATAGAGATTGCTTAACTGTTGATGACTTAAATGATTGTCTAGCACCTCCTTTTTTTGAATATGAATTGTACATGGATAAAAAAGACGAGTATTCTTCTGTTATTGAAAAAGATGTAAATTATCGTCAGATTAGCTCAGGTGAAACGCAGATGCTGCAAACATTGTCTGTTCATGCATATCATATATCCAATTTGTTGTCGGTTCCTCATAATAGAATTAAGTACGATAATATAAATTTGATCTTTGATGAAGTTGAATTGTGCTTTCACCCAGAATTTCAACGTCAATTCATCAATAGATTGGTGGTTATGCTTGAAACCTTTATAAATGATTATAAAAAAAGAGGCAAGGCTAAAGGAGAAGATTGGAAATGCTTTTTTAATGTAATGATTCTTACGCATTCGCCTTTTATTCTATCGGATATTCAACCTGGCCGAACTTTATTTTTGGAAGAAAATGGTGTGCCAAATTACAATTTGTCAAAGAAAAGTACTTTTGCAGGGAATATTGGTGAAATGTTTTATGAATCGATGTTTATGAAGAATACGGTTGGCCAATATGCGGAGCGAAAATTGAACAAGTTGATTTCTGAATTTAAGGGGCTTAAAAAAAAGCCGGTCAGATATCTTGAAGTGAAAAAAATAATTGATGGTGTATCTGATTCAATACTGAAGCATCTGTTAATTGAAAAATTAGAGCGAGAATCCTAA
- a CDS encoding HNH endonuclease: MRCVYCKKEIFVKSSEHVIQNAIGGILESENICCPECNLAVEKFVDKDFVKIFSPITNNIDYLPKRSSTESSYDGQVMYAGRFYDAKFKGRKIISVPKLQQERKCGLAKIKGIVPKQFYFNLQNEVFKSGISKIAFNFAVHSGINPVFLKDFVNVEKNGFNVTSIKFKNLVVPFCPLNIVDSEIEFRDEIQLYHNLILFSNGKELWCYVDLFNVFQFYVLLSEKFESSEKVLRIYAQKCQKIPLSEKHYVEDLHYVKPKHISALLTIFGVTYEECKAQRKEGEDDFSLIRRIINEKIRKESVVSSLSDLVNIGGMVEFVDLLKNSSDTGKINLYHNFSFYFDENDNLIENNFRQYFIDGDGQVKFYPHEMIDVMQSNPEMIKEYGSMKFKLMCNYILKNSLLK; encoded by the coding sequence ATGAGATGCGTTTATTGCAAAAAAGAAATCTTTGTTAAAAGCAGTGAACATGTTATTCAGAATGCCATAGGGGGCATTTTGGAATCTGAGAATATTTGTTGTCCAGAATGTAATCTTGCGGTAGAAAAATTTGTCGATAAGGATTTTGTAAAAATATTCAGTCCTATAACGAATAATATTGACTATTTGCCTAAAAGATCGTCAACAGAATCTTCTTATGATGGTCAAGTGATGTATGCTGGACGATTCTATGATGCGAAATTTAAAGGTCGTAAAATAATTTCTGTTCCGAAATTGCAACAGGAACGGAAGTGTGGGCTTGCTAAGATTAAAGGTATTGTTCCAAAACAATTCTACTTTAATCTACAGAATGAAGTTTTTAAAAGTGGAATTTCTAAAATCGCGTTTAATTTTGCTGTTCACTCAGGCATAAATCCTGTTTTTTTGAAAGATTTTGTTAATGTTGAAAAAAATGGTTTTAATGTAACTTCAATCAAATTTAAAAATTTAGTTGTTCCTTTTTGTCCTTTAAATATTGTTGATTCTGAAATTGAATTTCGCGATGAAATCCAGCTGTATCATAATTTGATTTTGTTTAGCAATGGAAAGGAATTATGGTGTTATGTTGATTTATTTAATGTATTCCAGTTTTATGTATTGTTGTCCGAAAAATTTGAATCATCTGAAAAGGTTTTAAGGATTTACGCACAAAAATGCCAGAAAATTCCATTGTCTGAAAAGCATTATGTGGAAGATCTTCACTATGTTAAACCAAAGCATATATCTGCTTTATTGACTATTTTCGGAGTAACTTATGAAGAGTGTAAGGCTCAGCGAAAAGAAGGCGAGGACGATTTTTCATTAATCCGTCGTATCATCAATGAAAAAATACGCAAAGAGAGTGTTGTTTCTAGTTTGAGCGATTTAGTAAATATCGGTGGCATGGTAGAGTTTGTTGATTTGTTGAAAAATTCATCTGATACTGGAAAAATTAATTTATATCATAATTTTTCATTCTATTTTGATGAAAATGATAATCTGATTGAAAATAATTTTAGACAGTATTTTATAGATGGTGATGGGCAAGTAAAGTTTTACCCCCATGAAATGATTGATGTGATGCAATCTAATCCTGAAATGATAAAAGAATATGGTTCTATGAAATTTAAATTGATGTGTAATTATATTTTGAAAAATTCGTTATTGAAATGA
- a CDS encoding restriction endonuclease subunit S, which produces MEWTNKTIGDIAFVTKLAGFEHTKYIQGNCTHERKDDSFIPLFIGKTVRDGRIDKNFDWYIPKSIADQLPRSFLKRKCLVLPYVGTIGDLAVFDASYDALLGSNIAKIELNPNCGYSEEFIYYYLKSPRGQTVLLKDEQGGIQKNITMEAIRNVLLPDVDENNQKKIVSVLSALDDKIALNKKMNQKLEAMAKRLYDYWFVQYDFPDKNGRPYKTTGGPMTYNPTLKREIPEGWGVKSLFDCSDVLYGFPYATEPFDEENLDTSTKPYPVIRIRDIKDNTISAKTTETVDDKYRTKVNDLLIGMDGYFHMSFWPRNDDYVNQRITRIRQKELSVMIIYHQIAPFIKFKEDQAKGSTVGHLSDKDMKQINILVPNNPRLSEKFDSILNLITKNKQKIYRLTKLRDKLLPLLMNGQVEVE; this is translated from the coding sequence ATGGAATGGACGAATAAAACTATAGGTGATATTGCTTTTGTTACAAAGCTTGCTGGCTTTGAACATACTAAATATATTCAGGGTAATTGTACCCACGAAAGAAAAGATGATTCTTTTATTCCATTGTTTATTGGTAAAACTGTAAGAGATGGCAGAATTGATAAAAACTTCGATTGGTATATTCCCAAGAGTATTGCTGATCAATTGCCAAGAAGTTTTTTGAAAAGAAAATGTCTTGTATTGCCTTATGTTGGAACCATTGGCGACCTTGCTGTTTTTGATGCTTCGTATGATGCCTTGCTAGGAAGTAACATTGCAAAAATCGAATTGAATCCTAATTGTGGATATTCTGAAGAATTTATTTATTACTATTTAAAGTCACCACGTGGACAAACTGTTTTGTTGAAAGATGAACAAGGTGGAATACAAAAGAATATTACAATGGAAGCGATTCGTAATGTACTTCTGCCAGATGTTGATGAAAATAATCAGAAAAAAATAGTGTCCGTTCTTTCCGCATTAGACGACAAAATCGCCCTGAACAAAAAGATGAACCAGAAACTCGAAGCAATGGCAAAACGCCTATACGACTACTGGTTCGTCCAATACGACTTCCCCGACAAAAACGGCCGCCCCTACAAAACCACCGGCGGCCCCATGACCTACAACCCCACCCTCAAAAGGGAAATACCAGAGGGGTGGGGAGTGAAAAGCCTTTTTGATTGCTCTGATGTCTTATACGGATTTCCGTATGCGACAGAGCCGTTTGATGAAGAGAATCTGGATACATCAACGAAACCATATCCTGTAATTCGCATTCGTGACATAAAGGACAATACAATTTCTGCCAAAACAACAGAAACCGTTGATGATAAGTATAGGACGAAAGTGAATGACCTTTTAATTGGTATGGACGGCTACTTCCATATGAGCTTTTGGCCTAGAAATGATGATTACGTAAATCAGCGAATCACTCGTATTCGACAAAAAGAGTTGTCTGTTATGATAATTTATCATCAAATTGCCCCGTTTATCAAGTTCAAGGAAGATCAGGCGAAAGGGTCAACTGTTGGACATTTGAGTGATAAGGATATGAAGCAGATTAATATCCTTGTGCCGAATAATCCGCGACTATCAGAAAAATTTGATAGCATTCTAAATCTTATCACGAAGAATAAACAAAAAATCTATCGCCTCACAAAACTAAGAGACAAACTTTTGCCACTATTGATGAACGGACAAGTTGAGGTGGAATAG
- a CDS encoding N-6 DNA methylase has product MNIKDKTIALIDSLKATCQTYGMGNDGNEYKIITQVFLYKFMADKFGYELKKINDPCLKALKKSDKWEEEYAKLSKADREKVSLFLPPEVPVFKPDYLIANLWNKQAKGDFDVIFDETMVAIAKDNLDVFYTKTAQETKIPIFEKLTIFVTDDAQRANFARALVDKLVNFSFEDAFAEHYDFFSDIFEYLLKDYNTAGGGKYAEYYTPKAIAKIMARLLVGDNADLHNVECYDPSAGTGTLLMALSHQIGEDRCTIFAQDISQRSNKMLKLNLLLNGLVSSLDHAVQGDTLLEPYHKSDDGKNLKQFDYVVSNPPFKMDFSDTRDDIEKKWNARFWAGVPKVPNKKKESMAIYTCFIQHVVNSIKAGGKGAIVIPTGFITAKSGIEHKILERVVDEHIVYGVVSMPSNVFANTGTNVSVLFFDKTRKKTDNDKVTLVDASKLGKEYKDANGLKKVRLEDDEIEKIVTTFRKAKAVEDFSVVVTYSEVKEKGYSLSAGQYFDIKIDYVDITVDEFNAQMKADTEELAAMFAESHKLEKEIQKQLSNLKFN; this is encoded by the coding sequence ATGAACATCAAAGACAAGACCATTGCCCTTATTGACTCTCTCAAGGCCACTTGCCAGACGTACGGCATGGGCAATGACGGCAACGAATACAAGATTATCACACAGGTGTTTCTGTACAAGTTTATGGCCGACAAGTTCGGCTACGAACTCAAGAAAATTAACGACCCTTGCCTGAAGGCCCTCAAAAAATCCGACAAGTGGGAAGAGGAATACGCAAAACTCTCCAAGGCCGACCGCGAAAAGGTGAGCCTCTTCTTGCCGCCCGAAGTCCCGGTGTTCAAGCCCGACTACCTGATTGCAAACCTCTGGAACAAGCAGGCCAAGGGCGATTTCGATGTGATTTTTGACGAGACCATGGTCGCCATCGCGAAGGACAACTTGGATGTATTCTACACCAAGACCGCGCAAGAAACGAAAATTCCCATCTTCGAAAAACTCACCATCTTCGTGACCGACGATGCCCAGCGTGCAAACTTCGCCCGCGCCCTTGTCGATAAACTCGTGAACTTCAGCTTCGAAGACGCCTTCGCCGAACACTACGACTTTTTCTCGGACATCTTTGAATACCTGCTCAAGGACTACAACACCGCAGGCGGCGGCAAGTACGCCGAATATTACACGCCCAAGGCCATCGCGAAGATCATGGCGCGCCTCTTGGTGGGCGACAACGCCGACTTGCACAACGTAGAATGTTACGACCCCAGTGCAGGTACCGGCACATTGCTTATGGCGCTCAGCCACCAGATTGGCGAAGACCGCTGCACCATCTTTGCGCAGGACATCTCGCAGCGCAGTAACAAAATGCTCAAGCTGAACCTGCTCTTGAACGGACTCGTTTCGAGCCTCGATCACGCCGTGCAGGGCGACACCCTCCTGGAACCCTACCACAAGAGCGACGACGGCAAGAACCTCAAGCAGTTCGATTACGTTGTGAGCAATCCGCCCTTCAAGATGGACTTCAGCGACACCCGCGACGACATCGAGAAGAAATGGAATGCCCGCTTCTGGGCAGGCGTGCCGAAAGTCCCGAACAAGAAAAAGGAGAGCATGGCCATTTACACCTGCTTTATCCAGCACGTGGTGAACAGCATCAAGGCAGGCGGCAAGGGCGCCATCGTCATCCCCACCGGGTTCATCACCGCGAAATCCGGCATCGAACACAAAATCCTCGAACGCGTCGTTGACGAACACATCGTCTATGGCGTGGTCAGCATGCCGAGCAACGTATTCGCGAACACCGGCACCAACGTGAGCGTGCTCTTTTTCGACAAGACCCGCAAAAAGACCGACAACGACAAGGTCACCCTCGTTGACGCAAGCAAACTCGGCAAGGAATACAAGGACGCGAACGGCCTCAAGAAAGTCCGCCTCGAAGACGACGAAATCGAGAAAATCGTGACCACCTTCCGCAAGGCCAAAGCCGTCGAAGACTTCAGCGTAGTCGTGACCTACAGCGAAGTCAAGGAAAAAGGCTACAGCCTGAGCGCCGGCCAGTATTTCGACATCAAGATAGACTACGTGGACATAACCGTCGACGAATTCAACGCCCAAATGAAAGCCGACACTGAAGAACTCGCCGCCATGTTCGCCGAAAGCCACAAACTCGAAAAGGAAATCCAGAAACAGTTGAGCAACTTGAAATTCAATTAA
- a CDS encoding AAA family ATPase has translation MKKKNVINLIRYYAEKNDPAFREEAYEIARDFDASGDFQLSEYIMALMSSANAFVPQMHEDQMTFFRKIAPSHDSLPLPTPIEKDVIGIINAIQRNMGINKFLFQGAPGTGKTESVRQIARILERDLFCVNFDTIIDSKLGQTQKNIVTLFDKINHFTCPENTIVLFEKMDIMGQVQPAMLKGLDNLKEQITIIATTNHFKHFDKALSHRFDLIVDFNRYTQEDLQEIAESILNNFLDDLKIAGRNPRLFRKILGLNKKLPSPADLRKIIKADVTFSEATIECDYLKNIYKSFVGSAPDDLHKLQTQGFTVREIEILSGISKSQVSRILNGDGQTKNAFKEHQKCHSLNATNLLFHKPKKKINLAEVYRKAEEEIVWR, from the coding sequence ATGAAAAAGAAGAATGTCATCAATCTGATTCGCTATTACGCCGAGAAAAACGATCCCGCTTTCCGCGAGGAGGCATACGAAATTGCTCGGGATTTTGACGCTAGCGGCGATTTTCAGCTTTCGGAATACATCATGGCCCTTATGTCCAGCGCGAACGCCTTTGTGCCGCAAATGCACGAAGACCAGATGACTTTTTTCCGCAAGATCGCACCTTCGCACGATTCTTTGCCGCTCCCCACGCCTATTGAAAAGGATGTCATCGGGATTATCAACGCCATCCAGCGGAATATGGGAATCAACAAGTTCCTTTTCCAGGGCGCACCCGGGACGGGCAAGACCGAATCCGTACGGCAAATCGCCCGCATTCTAGAGCGCGACCTGTTCTGCGTCAATTTCGACACCATCATCGACAGCAAGCTCGGCCAAACACAAAAGAATATCGTCACACTGTTCGATAAAATCAATCACTTCACCTGCCCCGAGAACACAATTGTCTTGTTTGAAAAAATGGATATTATGGGTCAAGTGCAGCCCGCAATGTTAAAAGGTCTTGACAACCTCAAAGAACAAATTACCATTATCGCCACAACGAACCATTTCAAACATTTTGACAAGGCTCTTTCCCATCGTTTTGATTTAATCGTTGATTTCAACAGATACACGCAAGAAGACCTGCAAGAAATCGCAGAATCCATCCTAAACAACTTCCTCGATGATCTCAAAATTGCAGGCCGAAACCCACGCCTATTCCGAAAGATTCTCGGCTTGAACAAGAAGTTGCCCAGCCCCGCTGACCTGAGAAAAATCATCAAAGCAGACGTAACATTCAGCGAAGCAACCATTGAATGCGATTATCTCAAGAATATTTACAAGTCATTTGTCGGCAGCGCCCCCGATGACTTGCATAAACTGCAAACGCAGGGCTTCACCGTCCGCGAAATCGAAATACTCTCCGGCATTTCCAAAAGCCAAGTTTCACGAATCTTGAACGGCGACGGACAAACAAAAAACGCCTTCAAGGAACACCAGAAATGCCATTCCTTGAACGCAACCAATTTACTCTTTCACAAGCCCAAAAAGAAAATCAACCTCGCAGAAGTGTACCGCAAGGCTGAAGAAGAAATCGTGTGGAGGTAG
- a CDS encoding AAA family ATPase, with protein MSDLKIKNITIQHFRGITKELRVDFHKKNVACSHLIYGENGSGKSSVVDAIELCLLGSINLKGILSSSVSYENLDVNSEITVELTDESKNVARLKYETNDYGNRKLVNESTRLIQFGKAPFILRRSDILTFWATEAVQRLKIFLGFDNTSLKSEKSQKLLSLGKKYETLTFKRSKNLKTLCSYFKLDKDSVLKVDDFLSEYKKKYNDTYFSNFKKYPRNILPLVKDAQCMELEIKKVKKEIGACRNNSIDGRRLSPLRKRLREISTNVTNDFFKLSTRTEHIEQIFLDIGVQSEISLSINVKLKNGLFLNPQYVFSEANQDLLALLIYLEFTYDSAQFGQSKVLVLDDIFQSVDSAFRYRIMVFILEKFMGWQIIMTTHDRLWKEQLQQLFQRKGHVLLLSEMKQWSFTEGPVLVNSTNMFDDKLKRDLTSGNVVDICSSAGFLLEYICENLSAILSTSIHRKKGDRYTIGDLWPGIYKECKKTACADTFKKVEDLLYLRNLVGCHFNEWSLSLSQSEAEDFGKAVLDLYSVVYDSKKAKWIESTNDLTVSKEIVEVGNVDLK; from the coding sequence ATGTCAGATTTAAAAATAAAGAATATAACGATACAACATTTCCGTGGGATTACGAAGGAACTTCGTGTAGATTTCCACAAAAAAAATGTAGCCTGTAGCCATCTAATCTATGGTGAAAATGGGAGTGGAAAGTCTTCAGTTGTAGACGCAATAGAGTTGTGTTTGCTGGGTTCGATTAATTTAAAGGGAATTCTTTCATCTTCTGTATCATATGAAAATCTTGATGTTAATTCTGAAATTACAGTTGAATTAACAGATGAATCAAAAAATGTGGCTCGATTGAAATATGAAACAAATGATTATGGAAATAGAAAACTTGTAAATGAATCGACAAGATTAATTCAGTTTGGTAAAGCTCCGTTTATTTTAAGAAGGTCTGATATTTTAACATTTTGGGCAACTGAAGCTGTTCAACGATTAAAAATTTTTTTAGGATTTGATAATACATCCTTAAAATCTGAAAAAAGTCAGAAGTTGTTATCTTTGGGAAAAAAATATGAAACGTTAACTTTCAAACGCTCAAAGAATTTAAAAACATTGTGTTCTTATTTTAAGCTTGACAAAGACTCCGTCTTGAAAGTGGATGATTTTCTATCAGAATATAAAAAGAAATATAATGATACTTATTTTTCAAATTTTAAAAAGTACCCAAGGAATATTCTTCCTTTAGTAAAAGATGCTCAATGTATGGAGTTAGAAATAAAAAAAGTGAAGAAAGAAATTGGTGCCTGTAGAAATAATTCTATCGATGGACGACGGTTGTCGCCGTTAAGAAAAAGATTAAGAGAGATATCTACAAATGTGACAAATGATTTTTTTAAACTGTCTACAAGAACGGAGCATATTGAACAAATTTTTTTAGATATTGGCGTCCAAAGTGAAATTTCTCTTTCAATTAATGTAAAACTGAAGAACGGGTTGTTTTTAAATCCGCAATATGTTTTTTCGGAAGCTAATCAAGATTTATTGGCTTTATTGATTTATTTGGAATTTACATATGATTCTGCCCAATTTGGCCAATCAAAGGTTCTTGTTCTTGATGATATTTTTCAAAGTGTCGATTCTGCATTTAGATATCGTATTATGGTTTTTATTTTAGAAAAATTTATGGGGTGGCAAATTATTATGACCACCCATGATCGCTTGTGGAAAGAACAGCTACAGCAGTTATTTCAGAGAAAAGGGCATGTATTGTTATTGTCAGAAATGAAACAATGGTCTTTTACGGAAGGGCCTGTTCTCGTCAACTCTACAAATATGTTTGATGATAAGTTAAAAAGAGATTTAACGTCAGGAAATGTTGTTGATATATGCTCTTCTGCAGGTTTTCTTTTGGAATATATATGTGAAAATTTGAGTGCAATTTTGTCTACATCAATCCATCGAAAAAAAGGTGATCGTTACACAATTGGTGATTTGTGGCCAGGCATTTATAAGGAATGTAAGAAAACGGCTTGTGCAGATACTTTTAAAAAAGTGGAAGATTTGTTGTATTTGCGCAATCTTGTTGGATGTCATTTTAATGAATGGAGCTTGTCATTATCGCAATCAGAAGCAGAGGATTTTGGTAAAGCTGTGTTAGATTTATATTCTGTTGTGTATGATTCAAAAAAAGCGAAATGGATTGAATCTACAAATGACCTGACAGTTTCTAAAGAAATTGTAGAGGTTGGAAATGTTGACTTAAAGTGA
- a CDS encoding ATP-binding protein encodes MKLSKEFRDFAKKRRDNAVLGGTSFDHALKAKIEEIKKDPIKNSLLKSKKEDAKIMTSDLESIPEIMAWINSESVIRLDDFIVLQPWLITVIAALLRKKKGPKIISGDKNPSRFANAMGLGPYCGIEQNCVYTEYKRTVKLSSIEKGSNYERKASEISKLLIESVDADELQYTDATDLKDTIYYVLNELMRNVIQHSEDPDGGLLIAQKMRSGYFGDSKPCVQITVVDNGIGILKSLQTFHKIDDPERALLASVKPHFSGAFPEERIGGTDVNAGLGLFMISEIAKELGGYMAICSSGKLLSIKGNGDENNTTAIKDAPFDGTFVVFEIPVNCTLADYNEMLKRIYAKAEERSQKKKHRIPVINFDTNSMGECKKFLVKACAENVTKAKQSVDELLLPILRNKQNLCLNFTGVSIATQSFAHSLLKRLIVEARRRKCTLFIEGANAKVRDAIEFVDGYV; translated from the coding sequence ATGAAATTATCTAAAGAATTTAGAGATTTTGCAAAAAAACGTCGTGATAATGCTGTTCTAGGAGGAACAAGTTTTGATCACGCATTAAAAGCCAAAATAGAGGAAATAAAAAAAGATCCTATCAAAAATTCTCTACTAAAATCCAAAAAAGAGGATGCTAAAATTATGACTTCTGATTTGGAATCTATCCCTGAGATTATGGCATGGATAAATTCTGAATCTGTTATTCGCCTAGACGATTTTATAGTTTTACAACCTTGGTTGATTACGGTGATAGCGGCACTTTTGAGAAAAAAGAAAGGGCCTAAAATTATTTCAGGCGACAAAAATCCTTCTAGATTTGCAAATGCAATGGGTTTAGGACCCTATTGTGGAATTGAACAAAATTGTGTTTATACAGAGTACAAACGTACTGTAAAATTATCGTCTATAGAAAAAGGTTCAAATTACGAACGAAAAGCTTCTGAAATATCAAAATTACTAATTGAAAGTGTTGATGCCGATGAATTACAATATACCGATGCAACTGATTTAAAAGATACAATTTACTATGTACTTAATGAATTGATGAGAAATGTTATTCAACATAGTGAGGACCCTGATGGCGGACTTTTGATTGCACAGAAAATGCGTTCAGGCTATTTTGGAGATTCTAAACCCTGTGTTCAAATAACGGTTGTTGATAATGGTATTGGAATATTGAAATCATTACAGACATTTCATAAAATCGATGACCCTGAAAGAGCTTTGTTAGCATCTGTAAAGCCTCATTTTTCGGGAGCGTTTCCAGAAGAACGAATTGGTGGAACGGATGTCAATGCTGGTCTTGGTCTTTTTATGATTTCTGAGATAGCAAAAGAGTTGGGCGGTTATATGGCTATTTGTTCTAGCGGAAAACTTTTATCAATAAAAGGTAATGGGGATGAGAATAATACCACTGCAATCAAAGATGCTCCGTTTGATGGAACATTTGTTGTTTTTGAGATTCCAGTAAATTGTACGTTGGCTGATTATAATGAAATGCTGAAACGTATTTATGCGAAGGCGGAAGAACGTTCTCAAAAGAAAAAACATCGAATACCAGTTATTAATTTTGATACAAATTCTATGGGTGAATGTAAGAAATTTTTAGTTAAAGCTTGTGCTGAAAATGTCACTAAGGCGAAACAGAGTGTAGATGAATTGTTGCTCCCAATATTAAGAAATAAACAGAATCTTTGTCTAAATTTTACAGGCGTTTCTATTGCTACGCAAAGTTTCGCTCATTCTCTATTAAAACGGTTGATTGTCGAAGCTAGAAGAAGAAAATGTACTTTGTTTATTGAGGGCGCAAATGCAAAAGTTAGAGATGCCATTGAATTCGTTGATGGATATGTGTAG